Proteins from a genomic interval of Pseudodesulfovibrio nedwellii:
- a CDS encoding MFS transporter has product MKGTQKHQGVSFEDAPSFPIHRKIAAGAFMGQITDGYILGIVGIALSYATGPLGLTSFWLGVLGAASLFGILLGSFVAGPMADRIGRKPLFATVMFASFALSLAQFVVSDPLLLAVLRFVLGMCIGADYTVGIALLSEWTPTKKRSGFLAWLLVSWTVGYVIAYIVGFFMDGLGDDGWRWVLCTSAIPAAITMLLRFGVPESPSWLAQNGHAAKALENIHRYLGKNYGLPAADKEAPSASWFRLFSPELRYNTLVSCVFFLCQVLPFFAISIFLPLVLSNMHIENPYASGVMYNVFTIVGVLIGTWLIDRISRRAFLLFTFYGAGAVLTIMTLWTDMPGMLSLIMLAAFSTVLAISIVLEFAYPPELFPTELRASGVGLTIAVSRIGAGGGAFLLPIVNEHFGIYAALGACIATLIIGGIVCHIWAPETSIKFAHKKSGTVAATAR; this is encoded by the coding sequence ATGAAGGGTACGCAAAAGCACCAAGGTGTAAGTTTTGAAGATGCTCCATCTTTCCCGATTCATCGCAAAATCGCCGCTGGTGCATTCATGGGCCAGATTACCGATGGGTATATTCTCGGTATTGTTGGTATTGCTCTCAGCTACGCGACAGGACCTTTGGGACTGACTAGTTTTTGGCTCGGCGTCCTTGGAGCCGCGTCCCTGTTTGGAATTTTGCTTGGAAGTTTTGTTGCTGGCCCCATGGCTGATCGAATTGGCAGAAAGCCTCTTTTCGCCACAGTCATGTTTGCTTCTTTCGCTTTGTCCCTTGCCCAGTTCGTTGTTTCCGACCCGCTGCTGTTGGCTGTTTTGCGCTTTGTGCTCGGCATGTGTATCGGTGCTGATTATACAGTCGGTATTGCCCTGTTGAGCGAATGGACCCCCACCAAGAAACGTTCGGGTTTCCTTGCCTGGTTGCTCGTATCTTGGACAGTCGGTTATGTTATCGCCTACATCGTTGGCTTCTTCATGGACGGCCTTGGGGACGACGGCTGGCGTTGGGTGCTTTGTACCTCCGCCATTCCCGCAGCCATTACCATGCTGCTTCGGTTTGGTGTGCCAGAATCTCCCAGCTGGTTGGCTCAGAACGGTCATGCTGCAAAGGCTTTGGAAAATATCCACAGGTATCTTGGTAAAAATTACGGTCTGCCTGCTGCCGACAAAGAAGCTCCTTCTGCTTCTTGGTTTCGTCTGTTCAGCCCCGAACTTCGTTACAACACGCTTGTTTCATGTGTTTTCTTCCTGTGTCAGGTGCTGCCTTTCTTTGCTATCAGCATTTTCCTGCCGCTCGTTCTTTCGAACATGCACATTGAGAATCCGTATGCCTCCGGCGTTATGTACAACGTCTTCACCATTGTCGGCGTACTGATCGGCACATGGCTTATTGACAGAATCTCCCGCAGGGCGTTCCTGTTATTCACATTTTACGGTGCAGGCGCGGTCCTGACTATCATGACTTTGTGGACTGATATGCCTGGCATGTTGTCTCTGATTATGCTCGCAGCCTTCTCAACCGTACTTGCCATCTCCATTGTCCTTGAGTTCGCTTACCCGCCCGAACTGTTCCCTACGGAATTGCGTGCTTCCGGCGTTGGCCTGACCATCGCAGTCAGCCGTATCGGTGCCGGTGGTGGAGCATTCCTGCTGCCCATCGTCAATGAACACTTTGGTATCTACGCTGCCCTTGGTGCTTGTATCGCTACCCTGATTATCGGTGGCATCGTCTGTCACATCTGGGCACCGGAAACATCCATTAAGTTCGCACACAAAAAATCGGGTACGGTTGCAGCGACCGCTCGTTAA
- a CDS encoding UbiX family flavin prenyltransferase — MHRIVVGVTGASGMPLAEKLLRHYAGIKGLEVHLIVSAGAEVVMQSEFRGSDLSLKKHAHKVYDIKDMMAGPSSGSWQHDGMIICPCSMSSLASIASGAGVNLIHRAADVTLKERKRLIVVPRETPLTMIHLRNMQTLTEAGAVIAPFCPAYYDSKTTIDDMLQHFSGRLLDQLRIDNSLCARWRDNR; from the coding sequence ATGCATCGTATTGTTGTTGGTGTGACTGGGGCAAGTGGTATGCCATTGGCTGAAAAGCTTCTGCGTCATTACGCAGGAATCAAGGGTCTGGAAGTTCATCTTATCGTGTCGGCGGGCGCGGAAGTGGTCATGCAATCAGAATTTCGCGGCAGTGATCTGTCGCTCAAAAAACATGCCCATAAGGTCTACGACATCAAGGATATGATGGCCGGTCCGTCCAGCGGGTCGTGGCAGCATGACGGCATGATTATTTGCCCGTGTTCCATGAGTTCCCTGGCCTCCATTGCTAGCGGTGCCGGAGTCAATCTCATTCATCGTGCGGCTGATGTGACGCTGAAGGAGCGCAAGAGGTTGATAGTCGTCCCCAGAGAGACGCCCCTGACAATGATTCATCTCCGCAATATGCAGACTTTGACAGAGGCCGGTGCTGTCATCGCCCCGTTTTGCCCTGCATATTACGATTCCAAAACGACCATTGATGACATGTTGCAGCATTTTTCCGGTCGTCTTCTTGATCAACTGCGCATTGATAATTCGCTTTGCGCACGGTGGAGAGACAATCGTTAG
- a CDS encoding Rid family detoxifying hydrolase, which translates to MEFVHASKACASVGPYSHAVKAGNTYYLSGQVPFHPVGGTIVGSNMAEQAAQTLANLNAVLEEAGLKITDIAKTTVFIENWDDFEAFNEVYANFMGDHRPARVCVEVSNIAGGCLIEMDAICVVE; encoded by the coding sequence ATGGAATTTGTTCATGCTTCTAAAGCCTGTGCCTCAGTAGGTCCATATTCACATGCCGTAAAGGCTGGAAATACTTACTACCTTTCCGGTCAGGTTCCATTTCATCCCGTTGGTGGAACGATTGTCGGATCAAACATGGCCGAGCAGGCTGCACAGACGCTTGCCAACCTGAATGCCGTACTCGAAGAGGCTGGCTTAAAGATCACCGATATCGCGAAAACCACTGTTTTTATCGAAAATTGGGATGACTTCGAGGCGTTTAATGAAGTGTACGCCAATTTCATGGGCGATCATCGTCCGGCCCGTGTCTGCGTAGAAGTCAGTAATATTGCTGGCGGCTGCCTGATCGAAATGGATGCTATTTGCGTGGTTGAATAA
- a CDS encoding NAD(P)/FAD-dependent oxidoreductase — protein sequence MHEVKLFPTTTGQSWLEMSSYKDHTFKSPADMSDKYDFIIVGGGYGGYGAASRLAELNPDKSIALIEAIKIGNNDSGKNAGFIIDVPHDFGDTGSSSFEDNKMYFKLNTAIIGRMRDTINNSGIDVDWRDSGKYVCCCHPRSYKMIDTEVHDLEKMGVNYKIFEGEELNRRLGTKYYTKALYTAGSTLVNPADVLRGLCTTLPDNVEIFEETPVLRIDEGSTMSVVLKNGRTITGGHVIVTGGPFIEQFGIVKNVFCPVLSYGAFSRKLTDNELRDFEGVEPWGCTAGHPAGTTVRYTADQRIYVRNGFAFNSQLTTSHQRIQQSIPKLRKAFENRFPNLRHVNFEFVYGGMINMTMNYRPLMMQKSSNLFASACGEGAGVAKTCMMGHYIAEWISGVQSEELNFLRRIAKPSWLPPDPFRTAGARVRLAWEEFNAKDEI from the coding sequence ATGCATGAAGTAAAATTATTTCCAACGACTACCGGGCAGAGCTGGCTTGAAATGTCTTCTTACAAAGACCACACTTTCAAGTCTCCTGCTGACATGAGTGACAAGTACGATTTCATTATTGTTGGCGGTGGTTACGGTGGGTACGGGGCAGCCAGCCGTCTTGCTGAGTTGAACCCTGACAAGTCGATTGCCTTGATCGAGGCCATCAAGATCGGCAACAACGACAGTGGCAAGAACGCCGGTTTTATTATCGATGTTCCTCACGATTTTGGTGACACCGGTAGTTCCTCTTTTGAAGACAACAAGATGTACTTCAAGCTGAACACCGCCATCATCGGTAGAATGCGTGACACCATCAACAATAGTGGTATTGATGTGGATTGGCGTGACAGCGGCAAATATGTCTGCTGCTGCCATCCCCGTAGCTACAAGATGATCGACACGGAAGTGCATGATCTTGAAAAGATGGGCGTTAATTACAAGATTTTCGAAGGCGAAGAGTTGAACCGTCGTCTCGGTACCAAGTACTATACCAAGGCTTTGTATACCGCAGGCTCCACTCTGGTGAACCCCGCCGACGTACTTCGCGGCCTTTGCACCACCCTGCCTGACAATGTTGAAATTTTTGAAGAGACTCCTGTTCTGCGCATTGACGAAGGCAGCACAATGTCTGTTGTCCTCAAGAATGGCAGAACCATCACCGGTGGACATGTCATCGTCACCGGCGGTCCTTTCATTGAACAGTTTGGTATCGTCAAGAACGTGTTTTGCCCCGTGCTTTCCTACGGCGCATTTTCCCGTAAATTGACTGACAATGAACTGAGGGATTTTGAAGGCGTCGAGCCTTGGGGGTGTACTGCTGGTCATCCTGCTGGAACCACAGTGCGTTATACCGCTGACCAGCGCATCTACGTGCGTAACGGTTTTGCCTTCAACTCGCAGCTCACCACATCACATCAGCGCATTCAGCAGTCCATTCCCAAGTTGCGCAAGGCGTTTGAAAACCGGTTCCCCAATCTTCGCCATGTGAACTTTGAATTTGTCTACGGCGGCATGATTAACATGACCATGAACTACCGTCCGTTGATGATGCAGAAATCATCCAACCTGTTCGCTTCCGCCTGTGGTGAAGGTGCCGGCGTGGCGAAAACCTGCATGATGGGTCACTACATTGCAGAGTGGATCAGCGGTGTTCAGAGCGAAGAACTTAACTTCTTGCGCCGCATTGCCAAGCCCAGCTGGTTGCCGCCGGATCCTTTCCGTACCGCCGGTGCACGCGTCCGTCTTGCCTGGGAAGAATTCAACGCCAAAGACGAAATCTAA
- a CDS encoding acetate--CoA ligase family protein, protein MSDLKTLFRPRSVALIGASRDTKKYGYWTAKSLFDNKYEGDIYLISRSGGEILGHPTYPDIMSVEGDVDLAIIAIAPKYIVPVVEQCVEKGVKSAIVVSTGFGETGAEGKEIERQMLEIARKGGMRIQGPNCMGTYSAAVSMNASIIDLAPGPMSLVLQSGNFGIDLNFNAKARNLGYSCWATIGNQMDLRFHDFVEYLEEDDISKVILLYMEGLRVESEEDGRKFLEAARKVAAKKPIAAIKIGRSAAGARAAASHTGSLAGSEKIFDAALKQAGIIRVDSPNELLDVAEAFSKCKPAQGKRIAILTDGGGHGVMATDSAESFKLEAPVLSEATQGKLAEILMPHCPIKNPVDLAGTPEADMWVFDRCLDVLLKDPEIDGVVIVGLYGGYADLSEEFRELEMDVAKSMITRVQSSDKPVVMHSIYAPQRPECLAYISDMGVPVFDSVKAAMRTMGALVDYSENRNALQEEAQAELPALPADRKEKVDAIFGAVRESGRINLVETEAREVLSAYGLPLAECLLASSEDEAAEKYETLGGKVVMKIVSPDILHKTDAGGVALSIDSAQAAREAYARLVANGLNYKSDADIFGVMLTPMLPGGVECIIGASHDTTFGPTVMFGLGGIFVEILKDISFRVAPVNMPSCRQMVEEIKGHKLLEGARGSAPCDKEALAETVCVISHMVNELREIAEVDLNPVFAWEKGLAVADARIVLHPND, encoded by the coding sequence ATGTCTGATTTGAAGACCCTGTTCCGCCCTCGTAGCGTCGCACTGATTGGTGCTTCGCGCGACACGAAAAAGTATGGCTATTGGACGGCAAAAAGCCTGTTTGATAATAAATACGAAGGCGATATTTACCTGATTTCTCGCTCTGGCGGAGAAATTCTGGGACACCCGACCTACCCGGATATTATGTCCGTGGAAGGGGATGTCGATCTCGCTATCATCGCCATTGCACCGAAATATATTGTTCCCGTTGTGGAGCAGTGTGTGGAAAAAGGCGTGAAAAGTGCCATCGTGGTTTCCACCGGATTTGGTGAAACCGGTGCCGAAGGCAAGGAAATCGAACGGCAGATGCTCGAGATTGCCCGCAAAGGTGGCATGCGTATTCAGGGTCCCAACTGCATGGGAACTTACAGCGCAGCCGTGAGCATGAACGCAAGTATTATTGATCTCGCCCCCGGCCCCATGAGCCTGGTGCTGCAAAGTGGAAACTTCGGCATTGACCTGAACTTCAATGCCAAGGCACGTAACCTCGGTTACAGCTGCTGGGCCACCATTGGCAACCAGATGGATCTGCGTTTTCATGATTTCGTGGAATACCTTGAAGAAGATGATATCTCCAAGGTCATTCTCCTCTACATGGAAGGTCTGCGTGTCGAATCCGAGGAAGATGGCCGTAAATTCCTTGAAGCTGCTCGTAAAGTTGCTGCCAAGAAGCCCATCGCCGCAATTAAAATTGGTCGCAGTGCTGCCGGCGCTCGAGCCGCTGCATCTCATACCGGTTCTTTGGCCGGAAGTGAAAAGATCTTTGATGCAGCCTTGAAGCAGGCCGGTATCATCCGTGTAGACAGCCCCAATGAATTGTTGGATGTTGCCGAGGCTTTTTCCAAGTGTAAACCGGCTCAAGGCAAGCGTATCGCTATCCTGACAGACGGTGGCGGTCACGGCGTTATGGCTACGGACTCCGCGGAAAGCTTTAAGCTGGAAGCTCCGGTTCTTTCGGAGGCCACACAAGGAAAGCTGGCTGAGATTCTGATGCCTCACTGCCCCATCAAAAACCCTGTCGACCTTGCGGGTACGCCCGAAGCTGACATGTGGGTATTTGATCGCTGTCTTGATGTGCTTTTGAAAGACCCAGAGATCGACGGCGTTGTGATCGTTGGACTTTACGGCGGATATGCCGACCTGTCTGAAGAATTCCGGGAACTGGAAATGGATGTTGCCAAGAGTATGATCACTCGTGTGCAGTCTTCTGACAAACCAGTTGTCATGCACTCCATCTATGCTCCGCAGCGTCCCGAATGCCTCGCTTATATCAGTGATATGGGTGTGCCGGTATTCGATTCCGTCAAAGCTGCCATGCGCACCATGGGTGCACTGGTTGATTACAGCGAGAATCGTAATGCCCTGCAGGAAGAGGCTCAAGCCGAACTTCCGGCTCTGCCTGCTGATCGTAAGGAAAAGGTTGACGCGATTTTTGGTGCAGTGCGCGAGAGCGGTCGTATCAATCTGGTGGAGACTGAGGCCCGTGAAGTGCTGAGTGCCTACGGCTTGCCGCTTGCGGAATGCCTGCTTGCCAGCAGCGAAGATGAAGCGGCTGAGAAATATGAGACTCTTGGCGGCAAGGTCGTCATGAAGATCGTATCCCCGGATATCCTGCATAAGACCGACGCCGGAGGCGTTGCATTGAGCATCGATTCGGCCCAAGCCGCTCGCGAAGCCTATGCACGACTCGTGGCAAACGGTTTGAACTATAAATCTGACGCTGACATCTTTGGTGTGATGCTGACTCCCATGCTGCCCGGTGGCGTGGAATGCATCATCGGCGCCAGCCACGATACAACGTTTGGCCCCACAGTAATGTTCGGCTTGGGTGGAATCTTCGTGGAAATTCTTAAAGACATCTCTTTCCGCGTCGCACCGGTGAACATGCCTTCATGTCGCCAGATGGTGGAAGAAATCAAGGGTCACAAGTTGCTGGAAGGAGCCCGAGGCTCTGCTCCTTGCGATAAAGAGGCCTTGGCGGAAACGGTATGTGTGATCTCGCACATGGTGAATGAGTTACGAGAGATCGCTGAAGTTGATCTGAATCCCGTGTTCGCATGGGAAAAAGGGCTGGCCGTGGCGGATGCTCGGATTGTGTTGCATCCCAACGATTAG
- a CDS encoding 4Fe-4S dicluster domain-containing protein has protein sequence MKAKNKKHVICAERCKSCGLCVEACPKDTLAIGQTLNGQGYNVVEQVRPEDCVLCGLCRIVCPDVAIGVVELD, from the coding sequence ATGAAAGCCAAGAATAAAAAGCACGTTATTTGCGCCGAACGCTGCAAGTCTTGCGGTTTGTGCGTTGAAGCTTGCCCCAAGGATACCCTTGCCATCGGTCAGACCTTGAATGGTCAAGGATATAACGTTGTTGAACAGGTCCGTCCTGAAGATTGTGTCCTGTGCGGCCTGTGTCGCATCGTCTGTCCTGATGTCGCCATCGGCGTCGTCGAGTTGGACTAA
- a CDS encoding 2-oxoacid:acceptor oxidoreductase family protein, with the protein MMRTKCTFSGSGGQGSALLAKLICKGAMKQALQVVMTQTYGIEQRGGDSTGYVVVSDSRIGNPLVENDADVSVALSPTIYDGCIDGSAIGGLVLTNSSLITEIREREGVKQVLIPASDVAVELGSVRCANIVMLGAVLEATKVLTFETVEEVLRELMGVKKPALLEMNLKALEKGRALYVSAAE; encoded by the coding sequence ATGATGAGAACTAAGTGTACATTTTCTGGTTCCGGCGGTCAGGGATCAGCGCTGCTCGCCAAGCTGATTTGCAAGGGTGCCATGAAGCAGGCGTTGCAGGTCGTGATGACCCAGACCTACGGCATTGAGCAGCGTGGTGGAGACTCCACTGGATATGTTGTCGTATCCGATTCCCGCATTGGCAATCCGCTTGTGGAGAACGACGCTGATGTGAGTGTTGCTCTCAGTCCGACCATTTATGATGGTTGCATAGACGGATCGGCCATTGGTGGCCTTGTGCTGACAAACAGTTCTTTGATTACGGAAATTCGTGAACGCGAAGGTGTGAAGCAGGTTTTGATTCCGGCTTCTGATGTCGCTGTGGAACTCGGTTCCGTGCGCTGCGCGAATATCGTCATGCTCGGAGCTGTGCTGGAAGCAACGAAAGTCCTGACGTTTGAGACCGTGGAAGAAGTGTTGCGGGAGCTTATGGGCGTCAAGAAGCCTGCCCTGCTGGAAATGAACTTGAAAGCCCTGGAAAAGGGTCGCGCCCTCTACGTCAGCGCTGCGGAGTAA
- a CDS encoding thiamine pyrophosphate-dependent enzyme has translation MQELAKIYGETLLLDKKFSYCPGCGHGIVTRLVAEAIEALGIRKRTVSVVGIGCGGFSHHYMDIDAIEAMHGRAPAVAVGYKVANPDNIVYTYQGDGDCSAIGLAELLHTANRGLPVTCFMINNNLFGMTGGQMSPATLEGQVTSTTPKGRDVHQHGYPLRVPEMMADMRGAKYVARESVCDAKSIRKAASSVRKALDCQMKGLGFSFVEFIVPCPTGLKLSVPDSYKWNKEKMVEYFKPQVFKNEMEQNDEN, from the coding sequence ATGCAAGAACTCGCAAAAATATACGGCGAAACACTGTTGCTGGATAAGAAGTTCAGTTACTGCCCCGGCTGCGGTCACGGCATTGTAACGCGCCTCGTTGCGGAAGCTATTGAAGCGTTGGGCATCCGTAAGCGTACAGTCAGCGTTGTCGGTATCGGCTGTGGCGGTTTCTCTCATCACTATATGGACATTGATGCCATTGAGGCTATGCACGGTCGCGCCCCGGCAGTCGCCGTTGGGTACAAGGTCGCGAACCCGGATAACATCGTCTACACCTACCAGGGCGATGGTGATTGCAGTGCCATCGGCTTGGCAGAGCTGTTGCACACAGCCAACCGTGGCCTTCCCGTCACCTGTTTCATGATCAACAACAACCTGTTCGGCATGACCGGCGGCCAGATGTCGCCAGCCACACTTGAAGGACAGGTCACTTCGACCACTCCCAAGGGCCGTGATGTGCATCAGCATGGTTACCCCCTGCGTGTCCCTGAAATGATGGCTGATATGCGTGGAGCCAAATATGTTGCTCGCGAATCCGTGTGTGATGCCAAGAGTATCCGCAAGGCTGCCAGCAGCGTGCGCAAGGCCTTGGATTGTCAGATGAAGGGTCTTGGTTTTTCCTTTGTTGAATTCATTGTCCCCTGTCCCACGGGCCTCAAGCTTTCCGTGCCGGACTCCTACAAGTGGAACAAGGAAAAAATGGTGGAATACTTCAAGCCACAAGTTTTCAAAAACGAGATGGAGCAGAATGATGAGAACTAA
- the vorB gene encoding 3-methyl-2-oxobutanoate dehydrogenase subunit VorB has protein sequence MKSETLFLKNAQTFAEAMVRCGVRYHFAYPITPATEVMKHTAVILPQYGGRMVQMESELAVANALAGCACTGKLGATSTSGPGMSLMQETISFMAGGELPCIMLDAMRVGPGDGDIVGAQSNYFQATRGGGHGDYRVIVLAPASGQEIVDIMPDAVKLAYTYRTPVLFVIDGVTCTMTESAIFPDAHDYAAEFDTSSWAYTGTGDHSKRYLLTGSYTHAQGEELNRHLLAKYENIQENEQRWEEIQVDDAEVVLVAFGIHGRMGQDLVENMRAEGKKVGLIRPISLWPFPNKPFENLPESVKSMVVVEMNHGQMVDDVRLAVNGSVPVHFLGKTGGDMPLCTLAEMTDKINTLL, from the coding sequence ATGAAATCAGAGACTTTGTTCCTGAAAAATGCGCAGACATTTGCTGAGGCAATGGTGCGGTGCGGGGTGCGTTATCATTTTGCATACCCCATTACGCCTGCGACGGAAGTGATGAAGCATACAGCTGTTATTCTTCCCCAGTACGGTGGACGGATGGTGCAGATGGAGAGCGAGTTGGCAGTTGCCAATGCTTTGGCAGGATGTGCCTGTACCGGCAAGTTGGGCGCAACGTCCACATCCGGTCCCGGAATGTCCCTCATGCAGGAGACCATTTCTTTTATGGCTGGCGGCGAGCTGCCTTGCATCATGCTTGATGCCATGCGCGTCGGTCCCGGTGACGGTGATATCGTTGGTGCACAGAGCAACTATTTTCAGGCCACGCGTGGCGGTGGGCATGGTGATTACCGTGTCATCGTGCTCGCCCCGGCTAGCGGTCAGGAGATCGTGGACATTATGCCTGATGCCGTGAAGCTGGCCTACACCTACCGCACCCCCGTGCTGTTCGTGATCGACGGTGTAACCTGCACCATGACAGAATCTGCCATTTTCCCGGATGCACACGATTACGCTGCCGAATTCGACACTTCTTCTTGGGCCTACACAGGCACGGGTGATCATTCCAAGCGTTATCTGTTGACCGGTAGTTACACCCATGCTCAGGGTGAAGAGCTGAACCGGCACTTGCTCGCTAAGTACGAGAATATTCAGGAAAATGAACAGCGTTGGGAAGAGATTCAGGTGGACGACGCCGAAGTCGTATTGGTTGCTTTTGGCATCCATGGCCGTATGGGTCAGGATTTGGTGGAAAACATGCGCGCTGAAGGCAAGAAAGTCGGCCTGATTCGTCCGATTTCCCTGTGGCCTTTCCCGAATAAACCCTTCGAAAATCTGCCTGAGTCCGTGAAGTCCATGGTGGTGGTGGAAATGAACCACGGTCAGATGGTTGACGACGTACGTCTGGCAGTGAACGGCAGTGTCCCTGTGCATTTCCTTGGTAAAACCGGTGGCGACATGCCGCTGTGCACCCTTGCTGAAATGACCGATAAAATCAACACGTTGCTGTAA
- a CDS encoding IclR family transcriptional regulator, which yields MAKDAYYTIGSVVKVFSVLEQMTKQHKWELADLSRAVGIPKTTVHRFLLTLQDLGYVSQGEEESAYALTFKLFKMGSLVTEHASIQEMARPYGRRLLEAVGETINLSVYSGTEMVVVDRLVTKQVLRQDSIVGRSFPIYQSASGKVCLAFLDPMKSGSLLENIRKESDGAIGPAEMAYFIKEIEAARENVIAYDNEEIYQGVCCVAVPVFDCNDEFVAAIGTSVPSVRFSPGVREMASRELFKAAEQLSIRLGASSYPPEKQA from the coding sequence ATGGCGAAAGACGCATATTATACAATTGGATCTGTGGTAAAAGTGTTCTCTGTTCTGGAGCAGATGACGAAACAGCATAAATGGGAACTTGCAGACTTGAGTCGGGCAGTTGGTATCCCCAAAACAACGGTTCATCGGTTTTTGTTGACTTTGCAGGATCTTGGTTATGTTTCACAGGGCGAAGAAGAAAGTGCGTATGCATTGACATTCAAGCTTTTTAAAATGGGAAGTCTGGTTACTGAGCATGCAAGTATTCAGGAAATGGCCAGACCATACGGAAGAAGATTGCTTGAGGCCGTCGGGGAAACAATCAATCTCAGTGTGTATTCCGGCACGGAAATGGTTGTTGTCGACAGGCTTGTGACAAAGCAGGTGTTGCGGCAGGATTCGATTGTTGGGCGTTCATTCCCTATCTATCAATCGGCTTCCGGGAAGGTTTGCCTTGCCTTTTTAGACCCCATGAAGTCCGGTTCATTGTTGGAAAATATTCGAAAAGAATCGGATGGAGCGATTGGTCCCGCCGAGATGGCTTATTTTATAAAAGAAATTGAAGCAGCACGGGAAAACGTCATTGCGTATGACAATGAGGAAATATATCAGGGCGTGTGCTGTGTGGCCGTGCCTGTGTTTGATTGCAATGATGAGTTTGTCGCGGCCATCGGAACCTCCGTGCCGAGTGTTCGATTTTCTCCTGGTGTGCGAGAAATGGCGAGCCGGGAGTTATTCAAGGCCGCTGAGCAGCTTTCAATACGCTTAGGTGCCAGCAGTTACCCGCCGGAGAAACAGGCATAA